One region of Candidatus Saccharibacteria bacterium genomic DNA includes:
- a CDS encoding VOC family protein yields MFRHTKAFSSFSVDDIDKAKEFYGHTLGINYFAGYGQLHLHFPGGNNVFLYTKPDHQPASHTVLNFPVDDIEKICDELKEKGVDMLSYPELEANCDERKIYSGSGPRIAWFNDPAGNILSIIEQS; encoded by the coding sequence GTGTTCAGGCACACCAAAGCCTTCAGCAGTTTCTCGGTCGATGACATAGACAAAGCCAAGGAGTTTTACGGCCACACCCTCGGCATCAACTACTTTGCCGGCTACGGCCAGCTGCACCTGCACTTTCCGGGCGGCAACAACGTTTTTCTCTACACCAAGCCGGACCACCAACCGGCCAGCCACACCGTACTGAACTTCCCGGTCGACGACATCGAAAAGATCTGCGACGAGCTCAAAGAAAAAGGCGTCGATATGCTCAGCTACCCCGAGCTGGAAGCCAACTGCGACGAACGCAAGATCTACAGCGGCAGCGGGCCGCGGATTGCTTGGTTTAATGATCCGGCGGGGAATATACTCTCGATCATTGAGCAGAGCTAG
- a CDS encoding type II secretion system protein, translated as MRHRYSTFLGSKKTRRPAGFTIVELLIGIVVIGILAVVAMSSFTNAQKNSRNASRVTAAKEYYKITLAYMQAYSQYPRPHGATQTSCLGYNYVDGDGDGWPNCFASNNLKNIDYILNTELKKISPTLPDYPAEPVVGTNGITYTGVVHRGMTINGEAGRIALVYYLEGLSMPCGLGNRLTGGLNTVVTAAAGATDNVSGNTQCVIAIPKPEDL; from the coding sequence ATGCGTCACCGCTACAGCACTTTTCTTGGGTCAAAAAAGACCAGACGGCCGGCCGGCTTTACCATCGTCGAACTGCTGATCGGCATCGTCGTCATCGGCATCCTGGCGGTAGTAGCCATGTCGTCGTTTACCAACGCCCAAAAGAACTCCCGCAACGCCTCCCGCGTCACGGCTGCCAAAGAATACTACAAGATCACACTGGCCTATATGCAGGCCTACAGCCAATATCCCCGGCCGCATGGCGCCACCCAGACCAGCTGCCTGGGCTACAACTACGTTGACGGCGATGGCGACGGCTGGCCCAACTGCTTTGCCAGCAATAACCTCAAGAATATCGATTACATCCTGAACACCGAGCTGAAAAAGATTTCACCAACCCTGCCAGATTATCCCGCCGAGCCGGTCGTCGGCACCAACGGCATCACCTACACCGGAGTCGTCCACCGCGGCATGACCATCAACGGCGAGGCCGGACGCATCGCCCTGGTCTATTATCTGGAGGGTCTTAGCATGCCTTGTGGCCTTGGCAATCGCCTGACGGGCGGCTTGAACACTGTCGTCACCGCGGCCGCCGGTGCCACCGACAATGTGTCCGGCAATACGCAGTGCGTCATCGCCATCCCAAAACCGGAAGATCTTTAA
- a CDS encoding cupin domain-containing protein — MHSQETTDHGGQPFVADIEALTTNNQTFRTAVWTGAYLQMTLMSIEPGGEVGLEVHDDHDQFLRIESGSATVVMGPAKDDLPLQADAGVDFAILVPAGTWHNIINEGDEPLKLYSIYAPGEHPFGTVHATAAEAQAAEGHDQ, encoded by the coding sequence ATGCATTCCCAAGAAACTACCGACCACGGCGGCCAACCGTTCGTCGCCGACATCGAGGCCCTGACCACCAACAACCAGACCTTCCGCACCGCCGTCTGGACCGGCGCATACCTGCAGATGACCCTGATGAGCATCGAGCCGGGCGGGGAAGTCGGATTGGAGGTTCACGACGATCACGACCAGTTCCTGCGCATCGAAAGCGGCAGCGCCACGGTGGTCATGGGTCCGGCCAAGGATGATCTGCCGCTACAGGCGGACGCCGGCGTCGACTTCGCCATCCTGGTGCCCGCCGGCACCTGGCACAATATCATCAACGAGGGCGACGAGCCGCTCAAGCTCTACTCCATCTACGCGCCGGGCGAGCATCCCTTCGGCACCGTGCATGCTACCGCGGCTGAGGCACAGGCGGCCGAAGGCCATGACCAATAA
- a CDS encoding peptidase C39 family protein yields the protein MPFISNAPDDLHCLQAAYGMIRQFFEPEWQFDLEEWSQLTGFEPGHGSCSSVGLLWFHNNGYDVQHITKYDYRRFVAEGNDYQYEAIGREAADWEAEHFNMDLERERAARMVATGMWQHRAPGFEDIKLYLERGYIMKCLVNLNELNDKPGYLGHAVVVIGYSEDTLIIHDPGLPPRPSRMVSFDKFLAAWADPNANMEKLDAIKLKTADEAPHSL from the coding sequence GTGCCTTTTATTTCAAACGCCCCGGACGACCTGCACTGCCTGCAGGCCGCCTACGGCATGATCCGGCAGTTCTTTGAACCGGAGTGGCAGTTTGATCTGGAGGAATGGTCGCAGCTGACCGGTTTTGAGCCGGGCCACGGTTCCTGCAGTTCCGTGGGCCTGCTTTGGTTTCATAACAACGGGTACGACGTGCAGCACATCACCAAATACGATTACCGCCGCTTTGTGGCCGAGGGCAACGATTACCAGTACGAAGCCATCGGCCGTGAAGCGGCGGATTGGGAAGCCGAGCACTTCAATATGGACCTGGAGCGGGAACGCGCCGCCCGCATGGTCGCCACCGGCATGTGGCAGCACCGTGCTCCCGGCTTTGAGGATATCAAACTATACCTGGAACGCGGCTATATAATGAAATGCCTGGTGAATCTTAATGAACTGAATGACAAACCGGGCTATTTAGGGCATGCTGTCGTCGTCATCGGATACTCCGAGGACACGTTGATCATCCACGACCCCGGCCTGCCGCCACGCCCCAGCCGCATGGTCTCGTTTGATAAGTTTTTGGCTGCCTGGGCCGATCCTAACGCCAACATGGAGAAGCTGGACGCCATCAAGCTGAAGACGGCGGATGAGGCGCCGCATAGCCTGTAG
- a CDS encoding TPM domain-containing protein, whose translation MLLGRKGAVVPAFVIAVLAWLGLQLAFAPGAAALAVPPKPTDVPIVDQTGTLTPEQIKSLAATIAGERQHSGNQIGVLMVRSLEGEDAFDYSLKVARQWGIGSKQSNNGVLFFIAKDDRRMQIQVGYGLEGALTDARAGRIIRDRIRPEFREGRYYEGIQSGLTGITTAIHNEVDPNLKSDPVQEESGGGFPLELFFVALFFIPSWLGSILARSKSWWAGGVIGGVSGVVLGLLFGFLFTGILSIIGLTILGLLFDKAVSSNYQRRVSHGDSPSWWAGGTTFGGGMGGGGSGGGGFGGFGGGGFGGGGAGGDW comes from the coding sequence TTGCTTTTGGGACGTAAGGGCGCGGTTGTGCCAGCCTTTGTGATAGCCGTGCTGGCGTGGCTGGGCTTGCAGCTAGCCTTTGCGCCAGGCGCCGCCGCGCTCGCCGTGCCGCCCAAGCCCACCGACGTACCAATCGTCGACCAGACTGGCACTCTGACCCCAGAGCAAATCAAAAGCCTGGCCGCCACCATCGCTGGCGAGCGCCAGCATTCAGGCAACCAGATCGGTGTGCTGATGGTGCGCAGCCTGGAGGGCGAGGACGCCTTTGATTATTCGCTCAAGGTGGCGCGGCAGTGGGGCATCGGCTCCAAGCAGAGCAACAACGGCGTACTGTTCTTCATCGCCAAAGACGACCGGCGCATGCAGATCCAGGTGGGCTACGGCCTGGAGGGCGCCCTGACCGACGCCCGCGCCGGCCGCATCATCCGCGATCGCATCCGCCCGGAGTTCCGGGAGGGCCGCTACTACGAAGGCATCCAGTCCGGCCTGACCGGCATCACCACGGCCATCCATAACGAGGTTGACCCGAACCTCAAGTCTGACCCGGTCCAGGAGGAATCCGGCGGCGGCTTTCCGCTGGAACTGTTCTTTGTAGCATTGTTCTTTATCCCCTCGTGGCTGGGCTCCATACTGGCACGCAGCAAGAGCTGGTGGGCGGGTGGTGTCATCGGTGGCGTCAGCGGCGTGGTGCTGGGGTTGCTGTTCGGCTTCTTATTCACCGGCATACTAAGCATCATCGGCCTGACCATCCTGGGGCTGCTGTTTGATAAAGCCGTCTCCAGTAACTACCAACGGCGCGTCTCCCACGGCGATTCGCCCAGCTGGTGGGCGGGCGGCACCACTTTTGGCGGCGGCATGGGTGGCGGTGGCAGCGGCGGCGGAGGGTTTGGCGGGTTCGGTGGCGGCGGCTTTGGTGGCGGCGGCGCGGGCGGCGACTGGTAG
- a CDS encoding LemA family protein, with product MKSKWLIPGIIGGVLLLIALSVIGGYNSLVAQRTGVEQSLANVETQYQRRADLIPNLVNTVKGAANFEQDTLTQVTEARADATRINIDPSKATPEQLQQYQQAQGELSQALGRLLAVTEAYPELRATEAFRDLQVQLEGTENRITVARKDFNDTASAYNARVQQFPTNITAGLFGFRTFPFFQADAGAEDAPTVNFGE from the coding sequence ATGAAATCAAAATGGCTTATCCCAGGTATTATCGGCGGCGTGTTGCTGCTGATTGCCCTTTCCGTCATCGGGGGCTATAACAGCCTGGTGGCACAGCGCACCGGCGTGGAACAGTCGCTGGCAAACGTAGAGACGCAGTACCAGCGCCGCGCCGACCTTATTCCCAACCTGGTCAATACCGTCAAGGGCGCAGCCAACTTTGAGCAGGACACCCTGACGCAGGTGACCGAGGCCCGTGCCGATGCCACGCGCATCAACATCGACCCCAGCAAGGCGACCCCCGAGCAGCTGCAGCAGTACCAACAGGCCCAGGGCGAGCTGAGCCAGGCGCTTGGCCGGCTGCTGGCAGTGACCGAAGCCTATCCGGAGCTGCGCGCCACCGAAGCCTTCCGCGACTTGCAGGTGCAGCTGGAGGGGACCGAGAACCGCATCACCGTCGCCCGCAAAGACTTTAACGACACCGCCAGCGCCTACAACGCCCGCGTCCAGCAATTTCCCACCAACATCACCGCCGGACTCTTTGGCTTCCGCACCTTCCCGTTCTTCCAGGCCGATGCCGGTGCCGAGGACGCTCCGACCGTAAACTTTGGCGAGTAG
- a CDS encoding DedA family protein produces the protein MSDLITGIIDTLGYAGIALLMFLEMVIPVIPSEVIMPFAGFTAARGGMSLTGVIVAGTTGSLLGATALYGIGRLLPDAAIYRFIRRYGSWAGLTIESVHKGEKVFDKHNRAAVFFGRLLPGIRSVVSLPAGIREMNLGIFMAFTLFGVAIWTTLLGVLGYVLGDKYEQVAHFIGAFSNVIVGLIVIGIIVYFVRLWRRRRARRRH, from the coding sequence ATGAGCGACCTTATCACCGGCATCATCGATACGCTTGGCTATGCTGGCATTGCTTTGCTGATGTTTTTAGAAATGGTCATCCCGGTTATTCCATCAGAGGTGATTATGCCGTTTGCCGGCTTCACGGCTGCCCGGGGTGGCATGTCGCTGACGGGGGTGATCGTGGCGGGCACGACCGGGTCGCTGCTGGGTGCCACGGCCTTGTACGGTATTGGCCGGCTGCTGCCGGACGCAGCGATATACCGCTTCATCCGGCGCTATGGCAGCTGGGCGGGATTGACGATTGAGTCGGTCCACAAGGGCGAGAAAGTCTTTGACAAGCACAACCGGGCAGCGGTGTTCTTTGGCCGGCTGCTGCCAGGCATCCGCTCGGTGGTATCCTTGCCGGCTGGCATCCGCGAGATGAACCTGGGTATCTTTATGGCGTTCACGCTGTTTGGCGTGGCTATCTGGACGACGCTGCTGGGCGTATTGGGGTATGTGCTTGGCGACAAGTATGAGCAGGTGGCGCACTTTATCGGTGCCTTTTCCAATGTCATCGTGGGGCTGATCGTCATCGGCATCATCGTGTATTTCGTACGGCTGTGGCGCAGGCGGCGGGCGCGGCGTAGACATTAG
- a CDS encoding prepilin-type N-terminal cleavage/methylation domain-containing protein, with translation MRRPVPRASGFTIVELLIVIVVIGILAAIVLNSFSNSQKQARDAKRMTDLTAIVKAVRSYGASTGAFPAVTANPGIDGWEVSTDPAGSFIESLVTARLFNEVPVDPTNNSQYTYRYYRYAGGSYNCNGGQSYFVVAIEHTEQYGNAKHPKSPGWACSSRDWQSEFSWVTGGYIE, from the coding sequence GTGCGCCGGCCAGTACCACGCGCTAGTGGCTTCACCATCGTCGAACTGCTGATCGTCATCGTGGTCATTGGCATTCTGGCCGCCATCGTCCTCAACAGCTTCAGCAATAGCCAGAAGCAGGCCCGCGATGCCAAGCGCATGACCGACCTTACCGCCATCGTCAAGGCCGTGCGCTCGTACGGTGCCAGTACCGGTGCCTTCCCTGCCGTCACCGCCAACCCTGGCATTGATGGCTGGGAGGTCAGTACCGACCCCGCTGGCAGCTTCATCGAAAGTTTAGTGACCGCCAGACTCTTCAACGAAGTGCCCGTCGACCCCACCAATAACAGTCAGTACACCTACCGCTACTACCGTTACGCCGGCGGCAGCTACAACTGCAACGGCGGCCAGAGCTACTTCGTCGTCGCCATTGAGCACACCGAGCAATACGGCAACGCCAAACACCCCAAAAGTCCCGGCTGGGCCTGCAGCAGCCGTGATTGGCAAAGTGAATTCTCGTGGGTGACCGGCGGTTACATAGAATAG
- a CDS encoding prepilin-type N-terminal cleavage/methylation domain-containing protein produces the protein MWARSRQSGFTIVELLIVIVIIGILAVLAIGAFSRAQEQARAATAQSDLKASAKQLEQAKADAGTYPATSSGLPASPNTTYQYAYDAVADTYCLTGNNGSSTFRISSDNRNPASGVCPGHGVGGATPITNLMPNPKMATNTTGWSPRMSTGGTGTGTQLTGQTTFTPSVTTAYRVTLTAVPASWWRMTTQGIPVTVGQSYTLSSWIRPSATLSTGVILIWKNSSNSIITENGAASSHVANTWERRSVTATAPAAAVTLQVDIGAPGSAAIGTSLDATGVMVEQGSTLTNYADGDTAGWIWNGTANASSSTGSPQ, from the coding sequence ATGTGGGCACGTTCACGACAATCCGGCTTTACCATCGTGGAACTGCTGATCGTCATCGTCATCATCGGTATCCTTGCCGTTTTGGCAATCGGCGCTTTCTCACGGGCGCAGGAGCAGGCGCGGGCGGCGACGGCCCAGTCCGACCTCAAAGCATCTGCCAAGCAGTTGGAGCAGGCCAAGGCTGATGCAGGCACGTATCCTGCAACGTCGAGCGGTTTGCCGGCCAGTCCTAACACCACTTACCAATATGCCTACGATGCCGTCGCCGACACCTATTGCCTGACGGGCAACAACGGCTCGTCTACGTTTCGAATCAGCAGCGACAACCGCAATCCTGCCAGCGGCGTCTGTCCTGGCCATGGAGTTGGTGGCGCCACGCCCATCACCAACCTGATGCCCAATCCCAAGATGGCGACCAACACCACCGGCTGGAGTCCCAGAATGTCAACCGGCGGCACCGGTACGGGTACCCAACTGACGGGCCAGACGACGTTCACGCCTTCTGTCACGACCGCCTACCGCGTCACATTGACGGCAGTGCCAGCCTCTTGGTGGCGGATGACGACGCAGGGCATACCGGTGACGGTGGGGCAATCGTATACGCTCAGCTCGTGGATCAGGCCGAGCGCCACGCTTTCTACGGGAGTCATTCTGATTTGGAAGAATTCCAGCAACAGCATCATTACTGAGAACGGTGCAGCATCCTCGCACGTGGCAAATACCTGGGAGCGACGCTCGGTGACTGCCACGGCGCCAGCTGCTGCGGTGACTTTGCAGGTGGACATCGGCGCCCCCGGTAGTGCTGCAATCGGCACGTCGCTGGATGCCACGGGCGTTATGGTGGAGCAGGGTTCAACCCTGACTAATTATGCCGATGGTGACACGGCGGGCTGGATCTGGAACGGCACTGCCAACGCCTCCAGCTCGACTGGTTCGCCGCAATGA